Proteins found in one Verrucomicrobiota bacterium genomic segment:
- a CDS encoding tetratricopeptide repeat protein produces MTKLEPPDTHFLSAAIGWIELADCNEARAELARISPAFQNHPDVLQVNWLIAASEQNWKAALDVARTLIQAQPDRSSGWLHQAYALRRVSDGGLQAAWEALLPAADQFPEEPTIPYNLSCYACQMGWLDDARKWLRRALERGDRSGIKLMALSDPDLKRLWAEIKTW; encoded by the coding sequence ATGACGAAGTTGGAACCGCCCGATACCCATTTCCTCTCCGCGGCCATTGGTTGGATCGAATTGGCCGACTGCAACGAAGCGCGCGCGGAGTTGGCTCGAATTTCGCCTGCATTTCAAAACCATCCGGACGTTCTCCAGGTCAACTGGCTCATCGCGGCCAGCGAGCAGAACTGGAAAGCGGCCCTCGACGTGGCGCGCACTCTGATTCAAGCGCAACCGGACCGTTCCTCTGGTTGGCTGCACCAGGCCTATGCTCTGCGCCGCGTGTCGGATGGCGGACTGCAGGCTGCCTGGGAAGCGTTGCTGCCGGCGGCGGATCAATTCCCCGAGGAACCGACCATTCCTTACAACCTTTCCTGTTACGCCTGCCAAATGGGCTGGCTCGACGACGCCAGGAAATGGCTTCGGCGCGCTTTGGAGCGCGGTGATCGCTCCGGCATCAAACTCATGGCGCTATCCGATCCGGATCTCAAGCGGCTCTGGGCCGAAATCAAAACGTGGTAA
- a CDS encoding type II toxin-antitoxin system Phd/YefM family antitoxin, translated as MSIHPQIIEKDGRKEFVVLPYDEFLRLQEELEDYHDLRLLREEKASAGAEPTRLLDEVLKELGE; from the coding sequence ATGAGCATTCATCCGCAGATTATCGAGAAAGACGGACGGAAGGAGTTCGTGGTTCTTCCGTATGATGAGTTTCTTCGCCTCCAGGAGGAGTTGGAGGATTACCACGATCTTCGGCTGCTCCGAGAGGAGAAAGCCTCGGCTGGCGCGGAGCCGACGCGGTTACTGGATGAAGTTCTCAAGGAGTTGGGAGAGTGA
- a CDS encoding DNA-3-methyladenine glycosylase 2 family protein has protein sequence MSALLRASIVHDPRPIEAGLNHLRAADPVLRGVIDQVGPFRLKLQRNRFRSLVRSIIAQQISGSAARSINERLRRLLVPRRITPKNLAQLTPAQMRSAGLSPQKSAYLSDLSAKVLEGRVRLAKLARLPDEEVVAELVQIKGIGVWTAQMFLIFSLGRVDVFPHQDLGIRTALRNLYRLPDLPDKETGHEIARPWRPFATLGSWYCWRSLELREQ, from the coding sequence CTGTCCGCGCTCCTTCGCGCATCCATCGTGCATGATCCCCGCCCAATTGAAGCCGGCTTGAATCATCTTCGCGCCGCGGACCCTGTCCTTCGCGGCGTGATCGATCAAGTCGGGCCGTTCCGGCTGAAGCTGCAACGGAATCGCTTTCGCTCCTTGGTTCGCTCCATCATCGCGCAGCAGATTTCCGGAAGCGCGGCGCGGTCGATCAACGAAAGGCTGCGCCGGCTCCTCGTGCCTCGCCGCATCACTCCGAAGAACCTCGCGCAATTGACGCCCGCGCAAATGCGGAGCGCCGGCCTTTCTCCTCAAAAGAGCGCCTACCTTTCTGATCTCTCGGCAAAAGTGCTGGAAGGCCGCGTGCGCCTGGCGAAGCTGGCTCGCCTGCCGGACGAAGAGGTCGTCGCGGAATTGGTTCAAATCAAAGGCATCGGCGTCTGGACGGCGCAGATGTTTTTGATTTTTTCTCTGGGCCGCGTGGACGTCTTTCCGCACCAGGATCTGGGCATCCGCACGGCGCTGCGGAATCTTTACCGGTTGCCCGATTTGCCGGACAAGGAAACCGGGCACGAAATCGCCAGGCCCTGGCGGCCCTTCGCAACTTTGGGAAGCTGGTATTGCTGGCGCAGTCTTGAGCTACGCGAACAGTAG
- a CDS encoding DUF4126 domain-containing protein, which produces METILSLCVGVGLSAACGFRVFVPLLVMSIASYSGHLTLASSFQWIGSEPALIAFGVATVLEIAGYYVPWVDNFLDTVASPAAVVAGTIVTASMITDVSPFLKWTLAVIAGGGAAGLVQATTVLGRGASTVSTGGLANPVFATAELGGSIVASVLSIVAPILAIGLVVLVVFLLTRKYLQTKAQRPAV; this is translated from the coding sequence ATGGAAACGATTCTGAGTCTTTGCGTGGGCGTCGGCTTGAGCGCCGCGTGCGGTTTTCGCGTCTTTGTCCCTCTGCTCGTCATGAGTATCGCGTCGTATTCGGGACACCTCACACTTGCGTCGTCCTTCCAGTGGATCGGCTCCGAACCGGCGCTGATCGCCTTTGGCGTGGCGACGGTTTTGGAGATCGCGGGGTATTATGTCCCCTGGGTCGATAATTTCTTGGACACGGTGGCCAGCCCGGCCGCCGTGGTTGCGGGAACTATCGTCACAGCCTCGATGATAACGGACGTTAGCCCATTCCTGAAATGGACGCTGGCGGTCATCGCCGGCGGCGGCGCGGCGGGTTTGGTGCAGGCGACGACCGTTTTGGGCCGTGGCGCTTCAACCGTCTCGACGGGGGGACTGGCGAACCCTGTGTTTGCCACGGCTGAGCTTGGCGGCTCGATTGTGGCCTCCGTGCTTTCCATCGTCGCGCCGATCCTGGCGATTGGCCTGGTTGTGCTGGTGGTGTTCCTGCTCACGCGAAAATATCTACAGACGAAGGCCCAGAGACCGGCGGTTTAG
- a CDS encoding c-type cytochrome — MTKGWFQPLLAALLSAGACFADSQSFSQALVWDATAKCYEAKRGETNTVFVFNLTNRSHWRGVEINGASTTCGCTVVKRARTPWLIPPGGTDQFEIQVDLRGKQGLLSKMTRVVTSSGVFEVAINVHIPEPTSEERRRMFGILVAQADRQAVFKGDCAKCHLQPAIGKKGAELYKVACAICHEAKHRAEMVPDLAAVKTPFDPSYWETWVRNGKPGTLMPAFSKSAEGPLDEEQIRSLVEFLSEHFRQSRPSLVGEHSSAKTVGVP; from the coding sequence ATGACGAAAGGTTGGTTCCAACCGCTTTTGGCTGCCCTGTTGTCAGCAGGCGCCTGCTTCGCGGATTCGCAATCCTTTTCGCAAGCGCTCGTCTGGGACGCGACCGCGAAGTGCTACGAGGCCAAACGCGGCGAGACGAACACGGTTTTCGTTTTCAACCTCACCAACAGATCCCACTGGAGGGGCGTCGAAATCAATGGCGCCAGCACGACCTGCGGTTGCACGGTGGTGAAGCGTGCCCGTACCCCTTGGCTGATCCCTCCGGGCGGGACCGACCAGTTTGAGATCCAGGTGGATTTGCGCGGCAAACAGGGCCTTCTCAGCAAGATGACCCGCGTGGTCACTTCCAGCGGCGTGTTCGAGGTCGCGATCAACGTCCACATCCCTGAGCCCACCTCGGAAGAACGGCGGCGGATGTTCGGCATCCTGGTCGCGCAAGCGGACCGCCAGGCGGTTTTCAAAGGAGATTGCGCGAAATGCCACCTCCAGCCTGCCATCGGCAAAAAGGGAGCCGAACTTTACAAAGTCGCGTGCGCCATCTGTCACGAAGCAAAACACCGCGCCGAAATGGTGCCGGACCTGGCGGCCGTAAAGACACCATTTGATCCGAGCTATTGGGAGACCTGGGTGCGAAACGGAAAGCCGGGCACACTGATGCCGGCGTTTTCGAAATCTGCGGAAGGGCCGCTCGACGAGGAACAAATCCGTTCGCTGGTCGAGTTCCTCAGCGAACATTTTCGGCAATCGCGACCGAGCCTCGTTGGGGAACATTCGAGCGCAAAGACGGTCGGCGTTCCCTGA
- a CDS encoding uracil-DNA glycosylase, translated as MHKPVVTCGPVLSKVLLVGQAPGDKEPVLGRPFAWTAGRTLFRWFEETVGMTEAQFRTSIYMAAVCRCFPGKKPTGGDRVPSGEEVRNCSSWLKNEVEILKPALVIPVGKLAIEQFLPHGKLDEVIGRKFSVRHFKRTFDLVPLPHPSGASPWHRIEPGKSLLRQALALIAEQTAFREIRRNWPKQKATKGILSNHG; from the coding sequence ATGCACAAGCCCGTCGTCACGTGCGGTCCGGTCTTGAGCAAAGTGTTGCTCGTCGGCCAGGCGCCGGGGGACAAAGAACCGGTTCTGGGCCGGCCGTTCGCCTGGACAGCCGGGCGAACCTTGTTTCGCTGGTTTGAAGAAACGGTCGGGATGACCGAAGCGCAGTTCCGGACGTCGATTTACATGGCGGCGGTGTGCCGATGTTTTCCAGGGAAAAAGCCCACCGGCGGCGACCGCGTGCCATCCGGAGAAGAAGTGCGCAACTGCTCGTCGTGGTTGAAGAATGAAGTGGAGATTCTAAAGCCCGCATTGGTGATCCCGGTCGGGAAACTGGCCATCGAACAATTCCTTCCCCACGGCAAGCTGGACGAAGTGATCGGCCGCAAGTTTAGCGTGCGTCACTTTAAGCGCACGTTCGATCTTGTGCCGTTGCCGCATCCTTCCGGCGCCTCGCCGTGGCATCGCATCGAACCGGGCAAAAGCTTGCTCCGGCAGGCGCTGGCGTTGATCGCGGAGCAGACAGCTTTTCGGGAGATCCGTCGGAATTGGCCCAAACAGAAGGCAACAAAGGGAATTTTGTCCAACCACGGATGA
- a CDS encoding threonylcarbamoyl-AMP synthase, whose product MEKCKVLATHTPGLLAAAVQEAVRLLRAGEVVVLPTETVYGLAANALDATAVEKIFAVKGRPAHNPIIVHVVSLEMAQRCVKEWPPLAAKLANAFWPGPLTLVLPRADRIPDPVTARGPTVGVRWPRHPVIEAVIRACGFPLAAPSANLSGQVSPTTAEDARSGLCGKVQLVLDGGPAQVGIESTVLDLTTLPARMLRPGMIPVESLAAVTGDLVAVESRPDEVLRSPGLLHRHYAPKARLVVWSWTNDADLKSQISNLKFEINETFVIAHSRLPGETGYGQICVLPRDPEAFGRALYSEWHRCDAAGAKLIVVEAPPENVAWQAIADRLRRASA is encoded by the coding sequence ATGGAAAAGTGCAAAGTCCTGGCCACACACACGCCCGGTTTGCTCGCCGCCGCGGTGCAAGAAGCGGTTCGGCTCCTGCGCGCGGGCGAGGTCGTGGTTTTGCCCACCGAGACCGTATACGGCCTGGCGGCCAATGCCCTCGACGCGACTGCCGTCGAGAAGATCTTCGCCGTGAAAGGCCGCCCAGCGCACAATCCGATCATCGTCCATGTGGTCAGCCTGGAAATGGCCCAACGCTGCGTCAAAGAATGGCCTCCGCTGGCGGCGAAGTTAGCCAATGCCTTTTGGCCAGGGCCGCTGACCTTGGTCCTGCCACGCGCGGATCGGATTCCTGACCCTGTCACGGCGCGAGGTCCGACGGTCGGCGTGCGTTGGCCGCGTCACCCGGTTATCGAAGCGGTCATTCGGGCGTGCGGTTTTCCGCTGGCTGCGCCCAGCGCCAACCTTTCCGGGCAGGTTTCGCCAACCACCGCGGAGGACGCGCGGAGCGGTCTGTGCGGAAAAGTCCAGCTTGTGCTCGACGGCGGCCCGGCCCAGGTCGGAATCGAATCCACCGTGCTGGATCTGACCACCCTGCCAGCGCGAATGCTTCGACCGGGGATGATTCCGGTTGAATCCCTCGCGGCGGTGACCGGCGATCTGGTTGCTGTTGAGTCCCGGCCGGACGAGGTTTTGCGCAGCCCCGGCTTGTTGCACAGGCATTACGCTCCCAAAGCCAGACTGGTCGTATGGTCCTGGACCAACGACGCCGACCTGAAATCCCAAATTTCAAATCTCAAATTCGAAATCAATGAGACGTTTGTGATCGCGCATTCGCGCCTCCCGGGCGAAACGGGCTATGGCCAGATCTGCGTGCTCCCACGCGACCCGGAAGCCTTCGGGCGCGCGCTGTATTCGGAGTGGCACCGATGTGATGCCGCCGGCGCTAAACTGATCGTCGTGGAAGCGCCGCCGGAAAACGTGGCGTGGCAAGCCATCGCGGACCGTCTCCGCCGCGCCTCGGCGTAG